The following coding sequences are from one Nymphalis io chromosome 17, ilAglIoxx1.1, whole genome shotgun sequence window:
- the LOC126774765 gene encoding holotricin-3-like isoform X2 yields the protein MAKFLIVTLALVAIATAYPGYGAGGSSGGYGGSHGGGFGDHGSGGFGGGHGGGHGGGQGGGHGAIIGGGHGAGVGGGHNSGIGGGHGSAIGGGHSGGFGSGHDSGFGGGHNGGYGGGHDGGFGGGHEGGFGGGHDGGFSGGHDGGFGGGHDGGFGGGHGGSFGHGGNHGGFGDDHGFGGGHGGHGGLGHGHGKY from the exons ATGGCTAAGTTTTTG ATTGTTACGTTAGCCTTAGTGGCTATTGCGACGGCGTATCCag GATACGGAGCGGGCGGTAGCTCTGGAGGATATGGCGGTAGCCATGGGGGCGGATTCGGTGACCATGGCAGTGGAGGCTTCGGGGGTGGCCATGGAGGCGGCCACGGCGGCGGCCAAGGCGGCGGTCACGGAGCTATTATCGGAGGGGGCCACGGCGCCGGTGTCGGTGGAGGCCACAACAGCGGTATAGGTGGAGGCCACGGCAGTGCTATTGGAGGCGGTCACAGCGGCGGATTTGGCAGTGGTCACGATAGCGGATTCGGCGGTGGTCACAATGGTGGATACGGCGGTGGTCATGATG GCGGATTCGGCGGTGGTCACGAAGGCGGATTCGGCGGTGGTCATGATGGTGGATTCAGCGGTGGTCACGATGGCGGATTTGGCGGTGGTCACGATGGTGGATTCGGCGGTGGTCATGGTGGTAGTTTCGGGCATGGTGGTAACCACGGTGGTTTTGGAGACGACCATGGCTTCGGTGGAGGACATGGTGGACACGGCGGCTTGGGTCACGGTCATGGCAAATACTAA
- the LOC126774765 gene encoding holotricin-3-like isoform X3 — protein MAKFLIVTLALVAIATAYPGYGAGGSSGGYGGSHGGGFGDHGSGGFGGGHGGGHGGGQGGGHGAIIGGGHGAGVGGGHNSGIGGGHGSAIGGGHSGGFGSGHDSGFGGGHNGGFGGGHEGGFGGGHDGGFSGGHDGGFGGGHDGGFGGGHGGSFGHGGNHGGFGDDHGFGGGHGGHGGLGHGHGKY, from the exons ATGGCTAAGTTTTTG ATTGTTACGTTAGCCTTAGTGGCTATTGCGACGGCGTATCCag GATACGGAGCGGGCGGTAGCTCTGGAGGATATGGCGGTAGCCATGGGGGCGGATTCGGTGACCATGGCAGTGGAGGCTTCGGGGGTGGCCATGGAGGCGGCCACGGCGGCGGCCAAGGCGGCGGTCACGGAGCTATTATCGGAGGGGGCCACGGCGCCGGTGTCGGTGGAGGCCACAACAGCGGTATAGGTGGAGGCCACGGCAGTGCTATTGGAGGCGGTCACAGCGGCGGATTTGGCAGTGGTCACGATAGCGGATTCGGCGGTGGTCACAATG GCGGATTCGGCGGTGGTCACGAAGGCGGATTCGGCGGTGGTCATGATGGTGGATTCAGCGGTGGTCACGATGGCGGATTTGGCGGTGGTCACGATGGTGGATTCGGCGGTGGTCATGGTGGTAGTTTCGGGCATGGTGGTAACCACGGTGGTTTTGGAGACGACCATGGCTTCGGTGGAGGACATGGTGGACACGGCGGCTTGGGTCACGGTCATGGCAAATACTAA
- the LOC126774765 gene encoding holotricin-3-like isoform X4, producing the protein MAKFLIVTLALVAIATAYPGYGAGGSSGGYGGSHGGGFGDHGSGGFGGGHGGGHGGGQGGGHGAIIGGGHGAGVGGGHNSGIGGGHGSAIGGGHSGGFGSGHDSGFGGGHNGGFGGGHDGGFSGGHDGGFGGGHDGGFGGGHGGSFGHGGNHGGFGDDHGFGGGHGGHGGLGHGHGKY; encoded by the exons ATGGCTAAGTTTTTG ATTGTTACGTTAGCCTTAGTGGCTATTGCGACGGCGTATCCag GATACGGAGCGGGCGGTAGCTCTGGAGGATATGGCGGTAGCCATGGGGGCGGATTCGGTGACCATGGCAGTGGAGGCTTCGGGGGTGGCCATGGAGGCGGCCACGGCGGCGGCCAAGGCGGCGGTCACGGAGCTATTATCGGAGGGGGCCACGGCGCCGGTGTCGGTGGAGGCCACAACAGCGGTATAGGTGGAGGCCACGGCAGTGCTATTGGAGGCGGTCACAGCGGCGGATTTGGCAGTGGTCACGATAGCGGATTCGGCGGTGGTCACAATG GCGGATTCGGCGGTGGTCATGATGGTGGATTCAGCGGTGGTCACGATGGCGGATTTGGCGGTGGTCACGATGGTGGATTCGGCGGTGGTCATGGTGGTAGTTTCGGGCATGGTGGTAACCACGGTGGTTTTGGAGACGACCATGGCTTCGGTGGAGGACATGGTGGACACGGCGGCTTGGGTCACGGTCATGGCAAATACTAA
- the LOC126774765 gene encoding uncharacterized protein LOC126774765 isoform X1, with the protein MAKFLIVTLALVAIATAYPGYGAGGSSGGYGGSHGGGFGDHGSGGFGGGHGGGHGGGQGGGHGAIIGGGHGAGVGGGHNSGIGGGHGSAIGGGHSGGFGSGHDSGFGGGHNGGYGGGHDGGFSGGHDGGFSGGHEGGFGGGHEGGFGGGHDGGFSGGHDGGFGGGHDGGFGGGHGGSFGHGGNHGGFGDDHGFGGGHGGHGGLGHGHGKY; encoded by the exons ATGGCTAAGTTTTTG ATTGTTACGTTAGCCTTAGTGGCTATTGCGACGGCGTATCCag GATACGGAGCGGGCGGTAGCTCTGGAGGATATGGCGGTAGCCATGGGGGCGGATTCGGTGACCATGGCAGTGGAGGCTTCGGGGGTGGCCATGGAGGCGGCCACGGCGGCGGCCAAGGCGGCGGTCACGGAGCTATTATCGGAGGGGGCCACGGCGCCGGTGTCGGTGGAGGCCACAACAGCGGTATAGGTGGAGGCCACGGCAGTGCTATTGGAGGCGGTCACAGCGGCGGATTTGGCAGTGGTCACGATAGCGGATTCGGCGGTGGTCACAATGGTGGATACGGCGGTGGTCATGATGGTGGATTCAGCGGTGGTCACGATGGCGGATTCAGCGGTGGCCACGAAGGCGGATTCGGCGGTGGTCACGAAGGCGGATTCGGCGGTGGTCATGATGGTGGATTCAGCGGTGGTCACGATGGCGGATTTGGCGGTGGTCACGATGGTGGATTCGGCGGTGGTCATGGTGGTAGTTTCGGGCATGGTGGTAACCACGGTGGTTTTGGAGACGACCATGGCTTCGGTGGAGGACATGGTGGACACGGCGGCTTGGGTCACGGTCATGGCAAATACTAA
- the LOC126774756 gene encoding uncharacterized protein LOC126774756 isoform X2 → MLAALGYRASGAGRVSLGAPVCPDMAAAVSRDALIAHCECQIMTQIWESVWGGGARVSWAAVARERSAHVAAPAAAAARLAGYGDDGEIYSNIPTTVSDSHRRLNESQYPVTSHCNCSEPLEEPVQPIINPYMLPSMVPSHMMYPMPHMNPDIPVTVPQCNPVSMMTPYGAVPYYYPVQAPYMIPTPVYAPIKHAATVPVNGYPMPQYRYPAVPTAQLIELEAQSVYENGKFERHPEERSHRKSKYAEGSKRTSRSGFSDVSLPSLPRSDTQPTLSKAKEDGMGTYESWDYVFRNLSSKNQDGDSRSGFSQSLDRDSRTLDRLDREERRSKYQQTTLDLEDGLQALHLDRSYDEEVYRTAKVNENLMRLKLEQEQKRAKQLAKKQIEEKKSKKTIEPIGNPRADGLVTLKTAPDKVKLLTKKEIKDRKDVIKQQNNVNGSVPNTAEVKKVKKPTRLVAAELDKTKTKPTENGVHKPGHSSKSAGVSSVPQSNYNLKAQLVVSLDEPDFTRRSPPKHQNGERERSSSRASNERERQDNQNETKRDKWQCGTCTYLNKNSLVACEMCGKSKRGPEIEPLTSGGRECPACTLVNKREARACDACGTSLEHCPTYI, encoded by the exons ATGTTGGCGGCGCTGGGCTACCGCGCGTCGGGCGCGGGGCGCGTGTCGCTGGGCGCGCCCGTGTGCCCCGACATGGCCGCCGCCGTGTCGCGCGACGCGCTCATCGCGCACTGCGAGTGTCAG ATTATGACACAAATCTGGGAGAGCGTGTGGGGCGGGGGCGCGCGCGTGTCGTGGGCGGCCGTGGCGCGCGAGCGCAGCGCGCACGtggccgcgcccgccgccgccgccgcgcgcctGGCGGGCTACGGGGACG ATGGTGAAATTTACTCGAACATACCAACGACAGTATCAGATTCGCATAGGAGACTCAATGAATCTCAATACCCGGTGACGTCGCATTGCAATTGTTCTGAACCCCTGGAAGAGCCCGTTCAACCTATAATAAATCCGTATATGTTACCTAGCATGGTACCGTCACATATGATGTATCCAATGCCTCATATGAACCCCGACATACCAGTCACAGTGCCTCAATGTAATCCCGTGTCGATGATGACCCCTTATGGGGCAGTGCCCTACTACTACCCTGTTCAAGCCCCGTACATGATACCAACCCCAGTATACGCACCAATAAAGCACGCAGCAACTGTACCGGTGAACGGATATCCTATGCCTCAATACAGGTATCCAGCTGTACCGACAGCTCAGCTAATAGAATTAGAAGCACAATCAGTTTATGAAAATGGGAAATTTGAACGTCATCCAGAGGAGAGAAGTCATAGAAAAAGCAAGTATGCGGAAGGGTCTAAGCGTACCTCGAGATCTGGCTTTAGTGACGTTTCATTACCTAGTTTGCCCCGATCAGACACCCAGCCGACTTTGAGTAAAGCAAAGGAAGACGGCATGGGCACATACGAGAGTTGGGACTATGTTTTCAGAAATCTATCGAGTAAAAATCAGGATGGGGATAGTAGGAGTGGATTTTCACAGTCATTGGACAGGGATTCGAGAACGCTTGACAGGTTAGACCGAGAAGAAAGGAGATCGAAGTATCAACAAACGACGCTTGATTTAGAAGACGGCCTTCAAGCCTTACACCTTGACAGATCTTACGACGAAGAGGTATATAGAACGGCAAAGGTAAATGAGAACTTGATGCGGTTGAAACTGGAACAGGAGCAGAAAAGGGCAAAGCAGTTagcaaaaaaacaaattgaagaGAAAAAATCCAAGAAAACCATAGAACCCATCGGTAATCCAAGAGCCGATGGCTTAGTGACTCTAAAAACAGCTCCCGATAAAGTGAAACTATTGACTAAGAAGGAGATAAAAGATAGGAAAGATGTAATCAAGCAACAGAATAATGTAAACGGTTCGGTGCCAAATACAGCTGAAGTTAAGAAGGTAAAGAAACCAACGAGACTTGTTGCGGCGGAATTGGACAAGACGAAGACAAAACCGACGGAAAATGGAGTTCACAAACCAGGTCATAGTTCCAAAAGTGCTGGAG TATCCAGTGTTCCTCAATCGAATTACAATTTAAAGGCGCAACTAGTCGTCTCGCTCGATGAACCCGATTTCACACGTCGATCGCCCCCGAAGCATCAGAACGGCGAACGTGAACGATCATCGAGCCGAGCGAGTAACGAGAGAGAGAGACAGGATAACCAAAACGAGACGAAAAGAGACAAGTGGCAGTGCGGTACTTGCacgtatttaaacaaaaactctTTAGTCGCATGCGAAATGTGCGGGAAATCCAAAAGAGGCCCCGAGATCGAGCCACTCACGTCGGGAGGGCGGGAGTGCCCCGCCTGTACGTTGGTTAATAAAAGAGAGGCCAGGGCGTGCGATGCGTGTGGCACGAGCTTGGAACATTGCCCGACGTACATATGA
- the LOC126774756 gene encoding uncharacterized protein LOC126774756 isoform X1: MVMTSCVGMGDTVLRERLPALWRRIEDAHYSYLEIDDSPEKLQQKKKLEGYILEYLTLVPHECKFGLAETGKVFQRTVNELPDFSAYRAGIGWAAIARYAGNLLAQPWRKEYRVIRLYSGFYKHEVEANLSGAESMLAALGYRASGAGRVSLGAPVCPDMAAAVSRDALIAHCECQIMTQIWESVWGGGARVSWAAVARERSAHVAAPAAAAARLAGYGDDGEIYSNIPTTVSDSHRRLNESQYPVTSHCNCSEPLEEPVQPIINPYMLPSMVPSHMMYPMPHMNPDIPVTVPQCNPVSMMTPYGAVPYYYPVQAPYMIPTPVYAPIKHAATVPVNGYPMPQYRYPAVPTAQLIELEAQSVYENGKFERHPEERSHRKSKYAEGSKRTSRSGFSDVSLPSLPRSDTQPTLSKAKEDGMGTYESWDYVFRNLSSKNQDGDSRSGFSQSLDRDSRTLDRLDREERRSKYQQTTLDLEDGLQALHLDRSYDEEVYRTAKVNENLMRLKLEQEQKRAKQLAKKQIEEKKSKKTIEPIGNPRADGLVTLKTAPDKVKLLTKKEIKDRKDVIKQQNNVNGSVPNTAEVKKVKKPTRLVAAELDKTKTKPTENGVHKPGHSSKSAGVSSVPQSNYNLKAQLVVSLDEPDFTRRSPPKHQNGERERSSSRASNERERQDNQNETKRDKWQCGTCTYLNKNSLVACEMCGKSKRGPEIEPLTSGGRECPACTLVNKREARACDACGTSLEHCPTYI, from the exons ATGGTTATGACTTCGTGCGTGGGCATGGGGGACACGGTGTTGAGGGAGCGTCTACCGGCCTTGTGGCGACGCATTGAGGACGCGCATTACAGTTATCTAGAGATCGATGATAGCCCTGAGAAACTACAACAGAAGAAGAAGCTAGAAG gatATATCCTCGAATACTTAACTCTAGTGCCTCACGAATGCAAGTTTGGTTTAGCAGAAACGGGGAAGGTATTCCAGCGCACGGTTAATGAGCTGCCCGATTTTAGTGCGTACCGAGCGGGCATCGGCTGGGCCGCGATCGCTAGATATGCTGGAAACTTGCTCGCACAACCTTGGCGCAAGGAATATAGAGTTATACGG CTGTACTCGGGGTTCTACAAGCACGAGGTGGAGGCGAATCTCTCGGGCGCGGAGAGCATGTTGGCGGCGCTGGGCTACCGCGCGTCGGGCGCGGGGCGCGTGTCGCTGGGCGCGCCCGTGTGCCCCGACATGGCCGCCGCCGTGTCGCGCGACGCGCTCATCGCGCACTGCGAGTGTCAG ATTATGACACAAATCTGGGAGAGCGTGTGGGGCGGGGGCGCGCGCGTGTCGTGGGCGGCCGTGGCGCGCGAGCGCAGCGCGCACGtggccgcgcccgccgccgccgccgcgcgcctGGCGGGCTACGGGGACG ATGGTGAAATTTACTCGAACATACCAACGACAGTATCAGATTCGCATAGGAGACTCAATGAATCTCAATACCCGGTGACGTCGCATTGCAATTGTTCTGAACCCCTGGAAGAGCCCGTTCAACCTATAATAAATCCGTATATGTTACCTAGCATGGTACCGTCACATATGATGTATCCAATGCCTCATATGAACCCCGACATACCAGTCACAGTGCCTCAATGTAATCCCGTGTCGATGATGACCCCTTATGGGGCAGTGCCCTACTACTACCCTGTTCAAGCCCCGTACATGATACCAACCCCAGTATACGCACCAATAAAGCACGCAGCAACTGTACCGGTGAACGGATATCCTATGCCTCAATACAGGTATCCAGCTGTACCGACAGCTCAGCTAATAGAATTAGAAGCACAATCAGTTTATGAAAATGGGAAATTTGAACGTCATCCAGAGGAGAGAAGTCATAGAAAAAGCAAGTATGCGGAAGGGTCTAAGCGTACCTCGAGATCTGGCTTTAGTGACGTTTCATTACCTAGTTTGCCCCGATCAGACACCCAGCCGACTTTGAGTAAAGCAAAGGAAGACGGCATGGGCACATACGAGAGTTGGGACTATGTTTTCAGAAATCTATCGAGTAAAAATCAGGATGGGGATAGTAGGAGTGGATTTTCACAGTCATTGGACAGGGATTCGAGAACGCTTGACAGGTTAGACCGAGAAGAAAGGAGATCGAAGTATCAACAAACGACGCTTGATTTAGAAGACGGCCTTCAAGCCTTACACCTTGACAGATCTTACGACGAAGAGGTATATAGAACGGCAAAGGTAAATGAGAACTTGATGCGGTTGAAACTGGAACAGGAGCAGAAAAGGGCAAAGCAGTTagcaaaaaaacaaattgaagaGAAAAAATCCAAGAAAACCATAGAACCCATCGGTAATCCAAGAGCCGATGGCTTAGTGACTCTAAAAACAGCTCCCGATAAAGTGAAACTATTGACTAAGAAGGAGATAAAAGATAGGAAAGATGTAATCAAGCAACAGAATAATGTAAACGGTTCGGTGCCAAATACAGCTGAAGTTAAGAAGGTAAAGAAACCAACGAGACTTGTTGCGGCGGAATTGGACAAGACGAAGACAAAACCGACGGAAAATGGAGTTCACAAACCAGGTCATAGTTCCAAAAGTGCTGGAG TATCCAGTGTTCCTCAATCGAATTACAATTTAAAGGCGCAACTAGTCGTCTCGCTCGATGAACCCGATTTCACACGTCGATCGCCCCCGAAGCATCAGAACGGCGAACGTGAACGATCATCGAGCCGAGCGAGTAACGAGAGAGAGAGACAGGATAACCAAAACGAGACGAAAAGAGACAAGTGGCAGTGCGGTACTTGCacgtatttaaacaaaaactctTTAGTCGCATGCGAAATGTGCGGGAAATCCAAAAGAGGCCCCGAGATCGAGCCACTCACGTCGGGAGGGCGGGAGTGCCCCGCCTGTACGTTGGTTAATAAAAGAGAGGCCAGGGCGTGCGATGCGTGTGGCACGAGCTTGGAACATTGCCCGACGTACATATGA
- the LOC126774769 gene encoding uncharacterized protein LOC126774769 isoform X1, with protein MVKYNIFKDILRQEEIEIFFDACQRYRDYYRGFPKAHHPLIYFKDPEYMWQCPQEMTPTYLSFPMYHVKYKQPVVLPSNTGRTSGFPALPNRTLGGRFNKAACKAFVR; from the exons atggttaaatacaatatatttaaagacataTTAAGACAGGAAGAAATAGAAATTTTTTTCGAT GCCTGTCAGCGATACAGGGACTACTATAGAGGCTTTCCAAAAGCGCATCATCCCTTGATCTACTTTAAAGACCCGGAATACATGTGGCAATGCCCGCAAGAAATGACACC AACATATTTATCATTCCCTATGTATCATGTGAAATATAAGCAGCCGGTTGTGTTGCCAAGCAACACTGGAAGAACCAGTGGTTTCCCCGCCTTACCGAACCGCACTCTTGGTGGTCGCTTTAACAAAGCGGCATGTAAAGCCTTTGTTAGATAG
- the LOC126774769 gene encoding uncharacterized protein LOC126774769 isoform X2, with protein MDIYFVDNARQHEIETFYEACQRYRDYYRGFPKAHHPLIYFKDPEYMWQCPQEMTPTYLSFPMYHVKYKQPVVLPSNTGRTSGFPALPNRTLGGRFNKAACKAFVR; from the exons atggatatttattttgtagataATGCAAGACAACATGAGATCGAAACATTCTATGAA GCCTGTCAGCGATACAGGGACTACTATAGAGGCTTTCCAAAAGCGCATCATCCCTTGATCTACTTTAAAGACCCGGAATACATGTGGCAATGCCCGCAAGAAATGACACC AACATATTTATCATTCCCTATGTATCATGTGAAATATAAGCAGCCGGTTGTGTTGCCAAGCAACACTGGAAGAACCAGTGGTTTCCCCGCCTTACCGAACCGCACTCTTGGTGGTCGCTTTAACAAAGCGGCATGTAAAGCCTTTGTTAGATAG